In the genome of Indicator indicator isolate 239-I01 chromosome 8, UM_Iind_1.1, whole genome shotgun sequence, one region contains:
- the LOC128968659 gene encoding BCL2/adenovirus E1B 19 kDa protein-interacting protein 3-like yields the protein MACAGDDGSWVELRCGPACLEPLRFSSCHSDVERMLLEAQLDTESGDGALLALGSPAWDDTGVTQVSNQPGQSELLPSCGQPQLCCPPTHQQDVPEEAKRRERRLLASLGWACARHPQRLSPKEFAFVCPPQPVLWNLQGGVVGRKKRLFSSELLLLFIPSLLLSHLLTLGLGIYIGKRLAASSANPL from the exons ATGGCGTGCGCCGGCGACGACG GCTCCTGGGTGGAGCTGCGGTGTGGCCCTGCATGTCTGGAGCCCTTGCGGTTCTCCTCCTGCCACTCTGACGTGGAGCGGATGCTGCTGGAGGCCCAGCTGGACACAGAGAGCGGTGATGG TGCCCTTCTGGCGCTAGGCTCCCCAGCCTGGGACGACACTGGAGTCACCCAGGTGAGCaaccagcctgggcagagtgAGCTGCTCCCATCCTGCGGCCAGCCCCAGTTGTGCTGCCCTCCCACCCACCAG caggaTGTGCCAGAGGAAGCCAAGCGGAGGGAGCGACGCCTGCTAGCATCCCTCGGCTGGGCCTGTGCCCGCCACCCTCAGCGCCTGTCTCCTAA GGAGTTTGCCTTTGTGTGCCCCCCCCAGCCGGTGCTGTGGAACCTGCAGGGAGGTGTGgtagggaggaagaagaggctgttcagttcagagctgctgctgctcttcatcccctcgctgctgctcagccacctGCTGACCCTGGGGCTGGG GATCTACATCGGGAAGCGGCTGGCAGCCTCCTCGGCAAACCCACTGTGA